CGTGACCGGTGTATCGGGCTCCGGTAAATCCACCTTAATTAATGACACCTTATTTCATGCGGTCGCTCAACATCTCTATGGGTCAAGTGCTGAACCTGCGCCCCATGAACGAATTGAGGGCATAGAGTTTTTTGATAAGGTCATTAATGTTGACCAGTCTCCAATCGGACGAACGCCTCGCTCCAACCCCGCAACCTACACTGGGGTCTTTACCCCAATCCGAGAGTTATTTGCTGGAGTGCCAGCAGCACGAGAGCGCGGCTACGAAGCAGGACGCTTCTCATTTAACGTCAAAGGTGGGCGGTGCGAGACCTGCGAGGGTGATGGCGTACTTAAAGTAGAAATGCATTTCTTACCAGATGTTTATGTACCTTGTGATGTCTGTCATGGAAAACGCTATAACCGTGAGACCTTGGACATTCGTTACAAAGGTAAAAATATTCATGAGGTTTTGGCAATGACAATTGAACAGGCGCATGAGTTCTTTGAAGCAGTGCCTGTGGTCAAACGTAAACTTAAAACCCTGCTTGATGTTGGTTTAGGTTATGTCTGTCTCGGACAAAGCGCCACCACGCTATCAGGCGGCGAAGCGCAGCGTGTCAAGCTGTCACTCGAACTATCCAAAAGGGATACCGGCCGCACTTTGTATATCTTGGATGAACCAACTACTGGTTTGCACTTTCATGATATTAAATTACTGCTGGGTGTTATTCACACACTGAAGAAGCAAGGCAATACAGTGGTCATCATTGAGCACAACTTGGACGTCATTAAAACTGCAGATTGGTTGATTGACCTTGGTCCAAATGGTGGCGCCGGTGGTGGCCAAATTATTGCAAAGGGCTCGCCTGAAGACGTAGCTAATAACGCAGCAAGCTTTACGGGGAAATATCTGAAGCCGTTGTTAAAGGCTAAATCGCCATTACCAGCCAAAAAGAAAAAATCTTTAGAGCAAGCGAGCCTCAGCTAAATCGATTGATTCTGGGCTACCGGATAAAACCACAATATCACCTTGTTGTAAAACAGGGTCCTCGGCAAGGTCTAACTTTGTATAGTCCGATTCAGTCGATTTTCTGCGTACCGCTTGAATGTTAACCCCATCCTCGTCCAGTGAGAGCTCAGAAAGTCTTTTACCAAGGGCTTGAGCGCCTTCTTGCAAGGGAACAGAATGGAGATGCCAGGATTGATTTGCGCTTACCTCATCATCTTCGGCGCCTCTAAAATACCCACGTAATAATCCATAGCGCTCTTCGCGAGCATCCGTAATACGCCGTACCACCTTGCGCATGGGCACGCCCATCATCAATAAAACATGAGAGGCCAACATTAAGCTACCCTCGATGAGCTCTGGAATCACTTCAGTGGCACCAGCACTTTGTAGTTTTTCTAAATCTGCATCATCGCGCGTACGAACCAATGCGGTCATGCCAGGCTTTAAACCCTCGACCAAGCGCAGGATCTTTAAGCTAGCCTGCGTATCTGCAAACGATATGACAAGTGCTTTTGCACGAGATAAGCCCCCTGCTACGAGGACGTTCTCACGGGTTGCATCCCCATACACCACATGACTCCCCCCCGCTACAGCATCTGCGATCCGGTCTGGATCTAAATCTAGCGCTAGATAGGAAATGTTCTCTTGGTCGAGCATTTTGGCAAGCGCCTGACCCGAACGACCAAAACCACAAATAATGACATGATCTTTATTGCGAACACTTTTCGTTGCCACCTTAGTTAAAGCAAGCGACTGTAATAGCCATTCATTACTTGCAAAGCGCAGTGCAATCTGATCACTGTACTGAATTAAGAATGGGGCGATTAGCATGGATAGCAACATAGCTGCGAGCACGGCTTGACTAAAGGCAGGATCAATCATGTGTAAGCCGTCAATTTGATTCAGCAGTACAAAGCCAAACTCACCCGCTTGTGCCAAACACAAACCTGTCCGAATGGAAATGCCCGAACTTGAACCAAATCCACGTGCGAGGATGGCAATTAAGCCGAACTTAAATACTAAGGGCAAAACAAATAACAGTAAAACAAGAATCCATTGCTCATAGATAACTAGTGGATCAAGCAACATGCCAATCGTAATAAAAAACAGGCCCAGTAATACATCTCGAAATGGCTTGATATCGTCTTCAACCTCATGACGATAGGGCGTCTCCGATATCAGCATCCCTGCCAAAAAAGCCCCCAGCGCCATGGATAAACCAAAATGCTCCGTCAGTGCTGACATGCCCAATACAATTAATAGCAAATTGAGCATGAATAGTTCTTGCGAGCGATACCCCGCTACAAACTTAAACCAACGACTCATGACGTTTTGGCCGATATAAAAAATCAACGCTAAAGCCAGCGAAATTTTGACTAATGCGATTGAAATATCTGTAATGAGATCTTTACCGCTTTGTGCAAGCGAGGGAATCAAAATTAACAGAAAGACTACTGCAAGATCCTGAAATAAAAGAATACCGACTACATTGCGACCCTGCTCTGTTTCGAGCTCCATCCTGTCTGACAAAATTTTGGTGACAATAGCGGTCGATGACATCGATAAGGCGCCCCCTAATGCAAGCGCTGCCTGCCACGACATGGGGTAAATCCAGGCAATCATCAAGCCAATCGGTATTGTTAAAACGATTGTCAAAATAACCTGGCTAGCGCCTAGACCAAAAACGATCTTACGCATCGAGCGTAATTTATGAATATTGAATTCAAGGCCAATTGAAAACATCAAAAAGACCACCCCGAACTCGGCAAGATACTTCACGGTTTCTGAATCAGAAGCCAGGCCTAAAGCATGAGGTCCAATTAAAACGCCGGCAGCCAGATAGCCCAAAATGGGGGGCAAGCCAAAATAGCGGAAAATGAGGACTCCCGCCACACCAGAGGCTAATAAAAATAGGGTTAGTTGAAGAACGCTCGGCATATACTTACTCCATGATAGCTAAGAACCCACGTGCGCTTGAGTTGGCGTGCGATACCCTCGATATCGAAGCGGATGCTTTGCGCAAAATGCGAGACCGGCTTGCAAAAACAGGTCAAGATGCCCTTGTTTTATCGGTCGCCCTCCTAGAGCAATGTCGTGGTCGCATCGTAGTTTCAGGAATCGGTAAATCGGGTCACATCGCCCGAAAAATTGCTGCGACCTTTGCATCCACAGGCTCACCGGCCTTCTTTGTCCACCCCGCTGAGGCTAGTCATGGTGATTTGGGCATGGTAACGCGGGATGATGTCTTTGTTGCCATCTCCAACTCTGGTGAGACTGAGGAGTTACTCACGATTGTTCCTATCATCAAGCGAACCGGAGCCAAGCTGATTGCCCTAACTGGTGATCCAAGCTCATCCCTTGCAAAATTAGCCGATGCCCATTTAGATGTTAGTGTCGACAAAGAGGCGTGTCCCTTAAATATGGCACCCACAACTAGCACGACTGCTGCACTTGCCATGGGTGATGCCCTCGCAGTGGCTCTCCTCGATGCGCGAGGTTTTAATGCCCAAGACTTTTTACGATCGCATCCCGGCGGGCGCCTGGGACGTAAATTACTCATTCATGTATCAGAGGTCATGCGTGATTTTGCAAATACTCCCAAAGTTTTTGAGGGTAGCTCATTTCAGGAGGCTTTAGCAGAAATGAGTCGCCATAAGATGGGTTTAGTTGTGATCGTGAATGCAAACAATCAAGTGCTTGGTATCTTGACTGACGGTGATTTACGACGCTTGCTCGAAAAGGGTGAAGATACAAAAACTATTCGTCTTGTACAGATCGTGACCGCAAACCCCAGAACTATTCCGCCTGATCTCATTGCTGAAGAAGCCATTGAGATGATGGAGCACCATCGAATTAATCATCTTATCGTTGCAGATGCCAACAAAACCCTCTTGGGTGCTTTAAATCTTCATGACTTATTTGCTGCGAAGGTGATCTAAACATGTCGGTTGCCTTCAATGCCCATACCACCAATCCTATAAAAGCGCACCCGCAAGCTCTCGAGCGGGCTAGCGCAATAAAGATGTTGGTGCTAGATGTTGATGGGGTGCTTACGAATGGTCAGGTCTTTTTTGGGCCCGATGGTAAAGAGATGCTCAAAGGTTTTGATATACAGGATGGCTATGGGATTCAGTTGCTACAAAGTGCTGGCATACCATGTGCTGTGATTACTGGGCGTCACTCAAAAATGGTACTAGCGCGCTGTGATGAGCTCAACATCAAACATGTATTCACGGGCGTAAAAGACAAAAACGCAGTATTAGATGAGCTATTAAAGCGAGTTGCTTTAAAAGCAAGTGACCTTGCGGTTATGGGTGATGACTGGCCTGATTTAGCCATCCTCATGCGTGCTGGTTTTCGAATTGCTCCAGCACAAGCCCATCTGGAAGTTTGTCAAATTGCACACTATATTACCGATGCCAAAGGTGGCTATGGTGCTGTTCGCGAAGCATGCGATGTGATCTTAAAGGCGCGCGGCCAATATGACCAGCTACTGATCTCTGCAAAAGGTCAGTCAGGAACATCATGAAATTCACTAGCAGGCAGATCTATCAGGTTACAGTGCGAGGGCTGTTGCGTACTCTCCCCTTTTTACTGATGGGCTCTCTTACTTTAGCAACCTTTTGGTTGGTTAAGAGAAGTTCTCCACCAGAGGCATTGCTTTTGGCACGAGTTCCTCAACATGTACCTGACTACATCCTAAAGAATGCCTCACTATCCAACCTAAATGAACTTGGGCAAACCAAATATCGAATTCTTGGTAAAAAACTTACCCACTATGAAGATGATGCGTCGATGGATCTAGAGCTTCCCCGAATGCGTGCTTTTCAGGCTCAAGGTTCCGCTCCGGTCACTGTGAAAGCCGATCGTGGTCACATAGACGGAGATCTAACTATTTTGGATCTATTTGGTAATGGAGAAATATTCCGACCCGCTCAAGAGGCTTCTGGCGATCTAAAAGCTTCGCCCCGACTACTGGCCCGCTCAAGTTTTTTTCAGGCCCTCATCAATGAGGATATTGTGCGCACTGATAAACCCTTAGAGCTTCAACAAGGCATGTCGATCATGAACTCGACAGGTGGTGGCACATTTAATAACGTACAACAAAGTGTGACACTAACTGGTCAGGTTCGCGGCCGTATTGAGCCCTCCGAACAACGAGGACGAAATTGAACCCTGCCCTTCGTATCTTGATGCTCTTATTGCCACTTTGGGTAGGTAGCGCCCTGGCCAATAAAGCAGATCAAGATAAGCCCCTTGTTATCAATGCGGATAAAGTAGATGTCGATGATGTCAAGCAAAGCTATCAACTTAATGGCGATGTTTTGCTAATCAAAGGTTCTATGATCGCAAAAGGTGATAAAGGAAGTATTCTGGTTGATCCCCAAGGCTATCAGAATATTGATCTCAAGGGAAAGTTAGAGTCCCCTGCTACGCTGCGTCAGCGTCGCGAGGGCCTGGCCGATGAGTTTATGCAAGGAATTGGTCGAGATGTCTTTTATGATGACAAGAAAGAACAGGTTATTTTGACTGGTAATGCCACTATTAAACGCCTTCTCAATATGCAAATGCTCGATCAATTACAGGGTTGGCAAATTGAATATGAAGACATTAAAGAGAGCTACAAAGTAAGGCCTCAGAAAGTGGATACGAAGGCACAACCGCAATCTCGTGCGATCCTAGCCCCCCGCAAGAAGGTCGTACTTAATTAATATGATTTCACCAAAACCGTCTACTTTACTGGCCGAAGGCTTGCAAAAACGCTATGGCTCTCGAACCGTAGTGCGCGATGTCAGTATTGAAGTTAAAAGTGGTGAAGTAGTTGGTTTGCTAGGGCCCAATGGGGCAGGCAAGACCACATCTTTTTATATGATTGTTGGTTTGGTTCCTCTTGACGGTGGCAGCATTCTGTTAGATGGGGAAAAGATTAGTGGCCTGCCGATTCATCGGCGCGCTCGACTGGGCCTCTCCTATCTTCCACAAGAGGCGTCTGTATTTCGGAAACTAAATGTTGCCGAAAATATTCAGGCTGTTCTTGAGTTGCAGGAGATTGATGGAAGACCGCTTAATAAAAAACAAATCCAGGAGCGCTTAGACGAGCTCTTAGGTGAACTACAGATTACACATTTACGCAATAACCCGGCTCTTTCCCTCTCCGGTGGAGAGCGCCGCAGAGTTGAAATTGCTCGCGCCCTAGCTTCGCATCCCAAATTTATCTTACTGGATGAGCCATTTGCCGGCGTTGACCCAATTGCAGTTGGTGAAATTCAACGTATTGTACGTTTCTTACGGGACCGCCAAATCGGGGTCCTGATTACCGATCACAACGTTCGTGAGACGCTCGGCATTTGTGACCACGCCTACATCATTAGCGAAGGTAGCGTGCTAGCAGAAGGTAAGGCGGATGAAATTATCCAAAATGATGCGGTAAGAAGAGTTTATTTAGGTGAAAACTTCCGCATGTAATCGTTTTGGCATTGAATCAACCAGCCGAAAAGACTAAACCTAGATTGGTGCATTGCGTCAGACTGAAGTAATTTTTTCAGTGAGATAGCTCTTTATATTCTAAAAACCATACTGGGATTGGCTCAGTGGTTTATGGTTGATCAAAAAACTTCCTTAATGAAGGGGGTATTGATTTTTTCCTATTGGTTTTATAAGAAATCGCTGATACCCTAGAGTTGCATGAAACCTCAGTATCTCGTGTAAGCAATCAAATTTCTAAGTTTGAGATTGTTCGAACCCAAGTACTTCCTTAGTCAATGCATTAATTTTTTCTAAAGAGTCCAGGGTGAGCGTTAACACGAAGCACTGTAGCGAAGTATCGGGAGTTGCTACGCATCCCTACCATGCATTTGCGTAGACCTTAATCATGGAGGTTTGTCATGCATTTAAGAATTAATAGTCGTCATCTTGAAGTTACTCCAGCAATCCGCACACATTTAGAATTCCGTCTTGAGCGCATTCGTAAGCATTTTGATCATGTGATCGATGCATCTGCATTTCTGATGGTGGATAAGGCCAAAGAGAAGAGCCTGCGCCAGACCGCTGAACTTACTCTGCACCTAAAAGGCAAGGAACTCTTTGCCCAGGCTCACCATGAGGACCTGTACCACGCAGTGGATGCGGTGATTGATAAACTAGACCGACAATTGGTCAAGCACAAAGAAATTATCCAAGATCACCACCATGATAAAAATAAGGTGCAAAGTATTTCTCAATAGAGACCTATAATCTAAGGTCATGAGCGTACTCACTGACCTTTTTACTGCTGATGGCATTAATCTCAATGGTTTGGCTAAATCCAAAGTCGAAGCCTTTGAGATTGCCAGTCAGTACTTTGCTAAAAAACTCGATATCCCCGCTGAAACCGTATTAGGATTTCTGGAAGCTCGGGAAGCATTAGGAAGCACCGGTTTAGGTGAGGGTGTCGCAATTCCCCATGGTCGCATTAAGGGGCTTAAACAGCCGGCTGCTGCCTTCTTTCGCTTAAGTAGTCCCATTGAGTTCAATGCCCCTGACGGTCAAGCTGTCTCTTTAATCATTTTTTTATTGGTTCCAGAAAAAGCAACTCAAGAACATCTTGAAATTCTCTCAGCGATTGCTCAGTTGCTTTCAGATGCACAAGTTCGCGAACAATTACTCACAGAGCCAGATCCACAAAAAGTCCAACAACTCATTTGCCATTGGGAGGCATAAAAATTGAGTCAACAGCTTTTACTCGAAGGGATAACAGCACAACAAATCTTTGATGACAATATAGCTGACTTAAAACTGTCTTGGATTAGTGGGCTTGAAGGTGCAGATCGCACATTTGATTCACAAGCTGTGAAAGCAGCGGCAGCCTCTTCTGATCTGGTGGGCCACTTAAATATGATTCATCCCAGCCGAATTCAAATCTTCGGACTCCAGGAAGTGGATTACCACGCCAAACTTTCAAGCAGTGAGCGACAAGCACAAATGAGCTCACTAATTACTAGCAATCCTCCATGCATCATCGTTGCCGATGGCTGTAAACCGGATGAAGAGTTACAGCTGTATTGTCAACGGTCATCGACCCCTTTATTCTCAACGGGCACTTCGGCAGCAGAGGTGATTGACCATCTTCGGTTTTATCTAACCAAGATCGGGGCTCCGTGCAGCACCATGCATGGTGTGTTTATGGATATATTAGGTCTTGGAGTTTTAATTACTGGTGAATCTGGTCTTGGTAAAAGTGAGCTAGGTCTAGAGTTAATTTCTAGAGGTCATGGCTTGGTGGCAGATGATGCCGTCGATTTCACACGCCTCGGACCAGACTATATTGAAGGTCGTTGCCCAGAAATTCTGCGTGATCTTTTGGAGGTTCGTGGCTTGGGTCTATTGGATATTCGGACGATATTTGGTGAAACGGCTGTTCGGCGAAAACTTAAATTGCGCCTTATTGTTCAGCTTGTACGTCGTAACGATGGTGAATTTGAACGACTGCCGATTGAATCACAGTTCATTAATGTGCTTGATGTTCCAATTCGCACTGTAAAGATTCAGGTGGCAGCTGGACGAAATCTGGCCGTACTGGTTGAGGCAGCTGTCCGCAACACCATACTTCAACTTCGTGGCATTGATACTCTAAAAGATTTCATTGAGCGTCAACGCAATCAAATGAGCTTGGATAGCGAAAATAATAAGAACCAGGGTCGTTTACTCTAAGATGCGAATCCAACTGATTACCGGCATTTCTGGTTCAGGTAAATCTGTTGCCCTACGAGCCTATGAGGATGCAGGTTATGACTGTATTGATAATCTTCCCGTTTCCCTCATCGAACAATTGGTCGCAACATTAGAATCGGAAAATTGCAAGCAAATTGCAATTGCCATTGATGCACGTCGCGGTGAATCTATTTCACAAGTACCAGCGCTCTTGCAAAAATTACGCGCACATCATGAGGTTAATATCCTTTTCTTAAATGCAGATACCAATACATTGGTACAACGTTTTTCTGAAACGCGTCGCCGCCACCCGCTCTCGAATCCAAATGAATCCACTACCTTGATTGATGTGATCGAGCAAGAGCGAACATTACTTGCCCCATTAGCCGATCAGGCCCAACAGATTGATACTGGTCATATTCCTGCGCACACTTTACGCAGCTGGATTTCCGATCATCTGAAAGAGAAGCCAATAGGTCTTGCAGTCATTTTTGAATCCTTTGCCTTTAAAAAAGGGGTGCCTAGCGAAGCCGATATTGTGTTTGATCTGCGTTGCCTACCGAATCCCCACTATGAACCACTGTTACGCGATCTCAGTGGAAAAGATGCGCCTGTTGCTGAGTATCTCAGCCGGTTCCCAGAAGTTGCACAAATGATGGAGGACATTAAATCCTATTTAGAAAAGTGGTTACTGCGCTATTTACATGATGGGCGTAGTTATTTAACTGTCGCCATTGGGTGTACCGGTGGTCAACACCGATCAGTGTATTTGGTTCAACAACTCAAAAAGTATTTTTCTGAAAATCATATGTTTAACGATATTTATTATCTAGAGCGTCATCGTGAGCTTGATTCTAAAAAAACACGGATTGGCTGAGGTAAGCCAATTTCGGCTATGTTTGCTCGTTTAATCCAGATCAGATTAGGATGGCTTATTGTCCATTTTTGATTTAAGGATACAAGGTAGGGATACATCTGCAAACGACGATGGCTAAATACATGCTGAATTACTGAACTGGTCTGTACTGACATAATTTGCTTGAAGTCAATATCAAGGGCTTTGTCGCCCAGCAGTGTTTTACTTAGTATTTTTCGAGCATTGCGCACAGTCATTAAGGCGATATCTTTACTTTGCGGCTCCCATGGTAATTCGATTAAGGAATATAAGCCGCCCCAAATCGCTTTTGGCGCTCTTCGTTCCAGCAAAATAAATTCTCCGCTCTGTATTAAAAAGATAGAGGTCTGAAAGCTTGGAGAAGCAGACTTTTTTTTCTTTGCTGGAATCTTATCTACGCGATTAGTTTGGTAAGCAAGGCAGTTATTCATCATGGGGCATCGCGCCTCATCACTAATACACCTTGCTTGCTTTGGAGTGCACCATGTGGCCCCAAAGTCCATCAATGCCTGTGTATAGATTGGCATTTTTATTGATACTTTTGGTAATTGTGCTTGCGCCCTTACCCAAAGTTGCTTAATTGTTTCTCGATCTTGAAGATCACCCTCTATTCCATGAAAACGACTAAGAACCCGCTTAACATTCGCATCCAAGATCGGGGCATGGACATCATAGGCGAATGCTACGATCGCTCCAGCAGTTGATCGCCCAATACCAGGTAAGCTTTCAAGCGCATCGAGATCCCGAGGAAATTTTCCTGAATGCTCACTCATAATTTTTTGAGCACAACGATGAAGATTGCGCGCTCGTGAGTAGTAGCCTAAACCACTCCATAAGGCCATCACATCATCGATTGGTGCGTTGGCTAAGGAGCTCAAGGTTGGAAAGCGCTTCATAAAAAGTAGATAACGCTCACTGACTGTGCTTACTTGAGTTTGTTGCAACATGATTTCTGAAACCCATATCGCATACGGGTCGCGCTTGTTCTGCCAAGGCATGCCAACTCGCCCATGCTTTGCGTGCCAAGAAATTAATGCGTTTGCAAAGATAAATGCCATCGATTAACGCTTTTGACAGACTGGGCAAAAATATGTGGAGCGTTGCCCTTGCACAATTTGCTGTATCGGTGTTTTGCACACACGACAGGGTTCGCCTGCTCGGTCATAGACTTTAGTTTGCATCATGAAATAGCCTGGCTCTCCGTGTGCATCCACAAAATCACGCAAGCTACTTCCACCCGCTTTAATCGCTTTACTTAAAACATTTCGAACAGAATCAGCTAGACGAGCGCATTGGATTTTCGTTAACTTCCCAGCCGGGAGTCGCGGATGAATGCCCGCTTCAAATAATGATTCAGAGCAATAAATATTCCCGACACCTACAACCGCCTGACCAGCTAAGAGAAAAGATTTTATGGCGATGGTTCGTTTTCGAGAGAATTGATACAGGCGGATAGCCCCCAATTCACCCGCAAACTCTGAAGCAAGGGGTTCTGGTCCTAATTTCTTTATTAATGGGTGTTCCTCTAAAGGCCCCTTTGAAAAAGGATGCCACAGGACAGCGCCAAACTTACGGGGATCATGAAGCCGCAGTCCAATGCGACCAAAGTGGATTAAGACGCGGTCATGCGGTTTAAGAGGATCGGTCATTGGTAAGACTCGCAATACCCCAGTCATTCCCAGATGGATCAATAAATAGCCAGAATCCATCTTGAGCAATAGATACTTTCCTCTTCGCTCAATCGTATCTAAACGTTGTCCAATTAATACCTTTGGCAATGATTTAGGGACTGGCCAACGCAAACGACCATCCACAATCTTTACCCCGGTTACCGACCGCCCCTCAATATGGGCTTGGATTCCTAAACGAGTGACTTCTACCTCTGGCAGTTCTGGCATAAATGAATTGTAGTTTCGGGGATTAGAATGTGCTTATGTACCTCAATTTCATGCAAAAACAAGCAAACAGGCTTGGTTTACTCTGCCTTTTTATGCTGTTGTTTGCCTTCTTGAGTAGTCAGCATGCGTATGCCCAAAAGCCACCCAAGGGCGCGACTAGTGAACAAGTATTTGAGATATTGGCCTCAGAAATCGCCCTGCAACGCGGCGAGGCTGGCTTGGCTTACCAAACCTATTTAAGCCTTGCTCGACAAACCGGTGAAGCGGATCTTGCGCAACGAGCAATGGAAATTGCGATTGCAGCCAATGCTCCTGATTTGGCACTAGCGGCTGCTCAAACCTGGGATGAGCTTTCTAAACCATCCCAAACTAGACCTAAAGAGGTCTTAGTAACCCTATTGATGCTCAATCAACGTTGGTCAGAGTCTGTAAAGCCTGCGGTGGCTCTTCTCAATCAACAGCCCTTGAGTGAGCGCGAGAAAACACTCAAGCAGTGGCAAGGCTTAATTGGTAGAGCCATGGACGAGAGCGCCGCGATGCTGGCCTATTACAAGATTATTTCAGCCTTAGTCCCACTGCCCAGTAGCCCCGATGTTTTGTATAGCTATGCATTAGCTGCCGAGAAAGCTGGTCAGTTTGAGGTCATGGAAAAAACCTTACGGATCATTCTCAAAAAAGATCCTAATAATATTAATTCTTTAAATGCCCTCGGTTACTCCTTGGCCGATCGCAACATAAAACTCACTGAAGCCTATGACCTCATCTTGAAGGCTCACAAACTTTCTCCCGACGATGCTTTCATTCTTGATAGCTTGGGATGGGTCAACTTTCGTTTGGATAAAACATCGCTTGCCCTAACGCAACTTCAGGATGCATTTCGCATGAAGCCTGAGGCAGATATCGCCGCTCACCTTGGTGAAGTGTTGTGGGTCTTAGGTCGACCCCTGGAAGCAGAGGCAGCTTGGCGCCAAGGAGAACTAATTGATGCAAATAATGCAACCCTCAAAGAGACTATAAGACGCCTCAAGCCAGACTGGATTATGTCCCTGGACAAATTAGCCAGTCAATGGGACGGACGCTTTGCTGTAAAGATGAATGATCGCCCCACTAACAATACACAAGGTGGAAGCGGTAGCTTTACGCTCAGCAAAACCGGTTTTAGTGATACCCTTGAGATCCGAAGCCCTATGGGTGGAGCGATTGCCAAGATTGTGATTAATCCAGGGGAAGCCATTTTGGAGCGCGATGGGAAAAAGGTAATGGCAATTGATGCTGATACCCTCATTCAAAATACGCTTGGACTGCCCTTGCCTGCCCGCGGTTTATCGAATTGGCTCAATGGTCAAGTTCGTCCTGGTAGTACGGCTCGATTAGTACGCGACGAACGCGGTCAAGTCAAAAATATTACCCAAGATGGCTGGGATCTAGCCTACAAGTGGAGTGATGCTCAAAAAATTGAGCGTCTTAATATGACTCGTAACACGAATACCGGCACTATTGATGTACGTTTGATATTTGATCAAGTGAATGACTAAAAAAATTGAGCTGTACGCTCCAGCCAAAATTAATTTATTTCTTCATATCATTGGCCAGCGAGACGACGGCTACCATCAGTTGCAATCTGTATTTCAGCTCATCGACTGGTATGACACTGTGTCTCTTGAGCTTATTGAAGCCGATGAAATTGTTAGGCCAGTTGGGGCAGATGGGGTTAATGCAGAAAACGATTTAGTTGTTCGTGCGGCGCGTATATTAAAAAAGTATGCATCTTACCCATATGGCGTAAAGATTCATCTAGAAAAAAATATTCCCATGGGTGCTGGTTTAGGTGGCGGCTCGTCTGACGCCGCATCAGTTTTGATTGGTTTAAATCATCTCTGGGGCTTAGGCCTTCGTCAATCCGAGCTTACTCATCTAGGCTTGCAATTGGGTGCTGATATCCCTTTCTTTTTATTTGGACAAAACGCATTTGTTGAGGGCATTGGTGAGCAATTAAACAGGCTTGATCTACCCGAGGAACAATTTTTAGTGATTTTCCCAGGGCAATCGGTTGCCACCAAAGACGTTTTCCGAGATGACACATTGACCCGCAATCATGCTCCGATTACAATCTCAGACTTTCTTGCTAGCTCTTGGAAGGATCCCAAATTTGGGAATGATCTTCAACCAGTGGCAAGCA
This genomic interval from Polynucleobacter sp. UK-FUSCHL-C3 contains the following:
- a CDS encoding monovalent cation:proton antiporter-2 (CPA2) family protein, whose protein sequence is MPSVLQLTLFLLASGVAGVLIFRYFGLPPILGYLAAGVLIGPHALGLASDSETVKYLAEFGVVFLMFSIGLEFNIHKLRSMRKIVFGLGASQVILTIVLTIPIGLMIAWIYPMSWQAALALGGALSMSSTAIVTKILSDRMELETEQGRNVVGILLFQDLAVVFLLILIPSLAQSGKDLITDISIALVKISLALALIFYIGQNVMSRWFKFVAGYRSQELFMLNLLLIVLGMSALTEHFGLSMALGAFLAGMLISETPYRHEVEDDIKPFRDVLLGLFFITIGMLLDPLVIYEQWILVLLLFVLPLVFKFGLIAILARGFGSSSGISIRTGLCLAQAGEFGFVLLNQIDGLHMIDPAFSQAVLAAMLLSMLIAPFLIQYSDQIALRFASNEWLLQSLALTKVATKSVRNKDHVIICGFGRSGQALAKMLDQENISYLALDLDPDRIADAVAGGSHVVYGDATRENVLVAGGLSRAKALVISFADTQASLKILRLVEGLKPGMTALVRTRDDADLEKLQSAGATEVIPELIEGSLMLASHVLLMMGVPMRKVVRRITDAREERYGLLRGYFRGAEDDEVSANQSWHLHSVPLQEGAQALGKRLSELSLDEDGVNIQAVRRKSTESDYTKLDLAEDPVLQQGDIVVLSGSPESIDLAEARLL
- a CDS encoding KpsF/GutQ family sugar-phosphate isomerase — protein: MIAKNPRALELACDTLDIEADALRKMRDRLAKTGQDALVLSVALLEQCRGRIVVSGIGKSGHIARKIAATFASTGSPAFFVHPAEASHGDLGMVTRDDVFVAISNSGETEELLTIVPIIKRTGAKLIALTGDPSSSLAKLADAHLDVSVDKEACPLNMAPTTSTTAALAMGDALAVALLDARGFNAQDFLRSHPGGRLGRKLLIHVSEVMRDFANTPKVFEGSSFQEALAEMSRHKMGLVVIVNANNQVLGILTDGDLRRLLEKGEDTKTIRLVQIVTANPRTIPPDLIAEEAIEMMEHHRINHLIVADANKTLLGALNLHDLFAAKVI
- a CDS encoding HAD hydrolase family protein — its product is MSVAFNAHTTNPIKAHPQALERASAIKMLVLDVDGVLTNGQVFFGPDGKEMLKGFDIQDGYGIQLLQSAGIPCAVITGRHSKMVLARCDELNIKHVFTGVKDKNAVLDELLKRVALKASDLAVMGDDWPDLAILMRAGFRIAPAQAHLEVCQIAHYITDAKGGYGAVREACDVILKARGQYDQLLISAKGQSGTS
- the lptC gene encoding LPS export ABC transporter periplasmic protein LptC, coding for MKFTSRQIYQVTVRGLLRTLPFLLMGSLTLATFWLVKRSSPPEALLLARVPQHVPDYILKNASLSNLNELGQTKYRILGKKLTHYEDDASMDLELPRMRAFQAQGSAPVTVKADRGHIDGDLTILDLFGNGEIFRPAQEASGDLKASPRLLARSSFFQALINEDIVRTDKPLELQQGMSIMNSTGGGTFNNVQQSVTLTGQVRGRIEPSEQRGRN
- the lptA gene encoding lipopolysaccharide transport periplasmic protein LptA yields the protein MNPALRILMLLLPLWVGSALANKADQDKPLVINADKVDVDDVKQSYQLNGDVLLIKGSMIAKGDKGSILVDPQGYQNIDLKGKLESPATLRQRREGLADEFMQGIGRDVFYDDKKEQVILTGNATIKRLLNMQMLDQLQGWQIEYEDIKESYKVRPQKVDTKAQPQSRAILAPRKKVVLN
- the lptB gene encoding LPS export ABC transporter ATP-binding protein, encoding MISPKPSTLLAEGLQKRYGSRTVVRDVSIEVKSGEVVGLLGPNGAGKTTSFYMIVGLVPLDGGSILLDGEKISGLPIHRRARLGLSYLPQEASVFRKLNVAENIQAVLELQEIDGRPLNKKQIQERLDELLGELQITHLRNNPALSLSGGERRRVEIARALASHPKFILLDEPFAGVDPIAVGEIQRIVRFLRDRQIGVLITDHNVRETLGICDHAYIISEGSVLAEGKADEIIQNDAVRRVYLGENFRM
- the raiA gene encoding ribosome-associated translation inhibitor RaiA, with product MHLRINSRHLEVTPAIRTHLEFRLERIRKHFDHVIDASAFLMVDKAKEKSLRQTAELTLHLKGKELFAQAHHEDLYHAVDAVIDKLDRQLVKHKEIIQDHHHDKNKVQSISQ